The Triticum urartu cultivar G1812 chromosome 5, Tu2.1, whole genome shotgun sequence genome contains the following window.
gtctaaaactaatcccggaggtagatgtagaggtagtgtgccgacggcgatcacatcgactttggaaccatttcccacgtgcatcatcacctcgttcttagccagtcttcgcttaatccgtagtcactgtttcgagttgcaaatattaacagaaccagtatcaaatacccaggtgctactgcgagctctggtaaggtacacatcaataacatgtatagcacatatacctttgttcaccttgccatccttcttatccgccaaaatacttggggcagttccgcttccagtgaccagtctgtttgcagtagaagcactcagtctcaggattaggtccagacttgggtttcttttcctgagcaacaacttgtttgttgttcttcttgaagttccccttcttcttccctttgccatttttcttgaaaccggtggtcttattgaccatcaacacttgatgctccttcttgatttctacctccgcagcctttagcatcacgaagagcttgggaattgtcttattcatcccttgcatattatagttcatcacgaagcttttgtagcttggtggcagtgattgaagaactctgtcaatgacactatcaacatgaagattaactcccagttgagtcaagtgattatgatacccaaacattttgagtatatgctcactaacagaactattctcctccatcttgaagctatagaacttattggagacttcatatctctcaatccgggcatttgcttgaaatattaacttcaactcctagaacatctcatatgctccatgacgttcaaaacgtcgttgaagtcccggttctaagcagtaaagcatggcacactgaactatcgagtagtcatcagctttgctctgccagacattcataatatctggtgttgctcctgcagcaggtttggcacttagcggtgcttccaggacgtaattcttatgtgcagcaatgaggataatcctcaagttacgaacccagtccgtgtaattgctaccatcatctttcaactttgctttctcaaggaacacattaaaattcaacggaacaacaacacgggccatctatctacaacaacatagataagcaaaatactatcaggtactaagttcatgataaatttaagttcaattaatcatattacttaagaactcccacttagatagacatccctctaatcatctaagtgatcacgtgatccatatcaactaaaccataaatgatcatcacgtgaaatggagtagttttcaatggtgaacatcactatgttgatcatatctactatatgattcacgctcgacctttcagtctcagtgttccgaggccatatctgcatatgctaagctcgtcaagtttaacccgagtattctgcgtgtgcaaaactggcttgcacctgttgtagatggacgtagagcttatcacacccgatcatcacgtggtgtctcggcacaacgaactttggcaatggtgcatactcagggagaacactttttatcttgaaatttagtgagagatcatcttataatgctaccgtcaaacaaagcagaataagatgcataaaagataaacatcacatgcaaacaatataagtgatatgatatggccatcatcatcttgtgcttgtgatctccatctccgaagcaccgtcatgatcaccatcgtcaccggcgcgacaccttgatctccatcgtagcatcgttgtcgtctcgccaactattgcttctacgactatcgctaccgcttagtgataaagtacagcaattacagggcgattgcattgcatacaataaagcgacaaccatatggctcctgccagttgccgataactccgttacaaaacatgatcatctcatacaataatatagcagcatgtcttgaccatatcacatcacaacatgccctgcaaaaacaagttagacgtcctctactttgttgttgcaagttttaggTGGCTGctcgggctgagcaagaaccgttcttacctacgcatcaaaaccacaacaatagttcgtcaagttagtgttgttttaaccttcttaaggaccgggcgtagccacactcggttcaactaaagttggagaaactgacacccgccagccacctgtgtgcaaagcacgtcggtagaaccagtctcgcgtaagcgtacgcgtaatgtcggttcgggccgcttcatccaacaataccgccgaaccaaactatgacatgctggtaagcagtatgacttgtatccactataagaaatatgtcaacttgtgaccttgactattggtcactgaaaggtcattgtttttcatttgtgaccttttttgaccaaaaacagaaggtcaaaagctgacggtcgtaaactgaaattaacgaccttctctgtgagaaggtcgtggacgtttatgaccaaaatatacctattgttttgttttggtcactagcagcctCCCTAGGCCACGTACGCATCCGACATGGCAACCTGATGTGGTACAAGAATCAGCCCGATCCAATTTGGTGTttatatgggccgagcccattaattcagccttttTAATATTTATTTTTCCTATTAATTTTTGCTAGCTACATGGGCTGGCCCAGCAATTCGGCCTTTTTATTTCTAGATGCGGCCTTTTGCAGCGTATGATCTTTTATTTTTTGCCATTTTATTTTCCACTGTTTTACATTTGTCCCAAATATCATAATATCATACACTGGTCCCACACGTCAGAAATTTCAAATGTGCTCAAATTATTTTGATAAGTGGGTCGCATGAGTCATGTTTCCATTGCACACATTTTCAAATCACATACATAATTACTATTTCATATGAAACATAAATTGTAATTCTGAAACATACATGAAATTCACAAACAGAGAGAAGATACattaattcacatacataattaCTATTTCATTCACAAACAGAGAGAAGATACATTAAATTCCCAGATAACCCAGCTATTATTACATAACTTGCTATATAAGAATGTCTTGGAGCTTCTTTGAACATCTTTCGTCTTGAATTTACTCAAAATAGCTGCCAACAAGAAAACAAAATAACAAGAATAGGGtgaataacaacaacaacaacaacaacaacaacaacaacaacaacaacaacaacaacaggtAATGGGGTGCTATTCCATCTAAACAAGAGACTGAACCCAACAAGCTAGATTCATTCAGCATCATCAACAATTCAGTAATGTACTGCAGTTTAGAACTGATGAGAAAAACAACTACACGACTTCATAACTGAACATATTCAAGTAAAAACTGTACAAGTTACATTCCAGTCAACAAATTGTACAAGTTGACGATTCCCTGCTGCATATACATATCACTTGTGTCATGTTTGGGGGTTCAGAATGTACACAACATGTTTATGGTAGATGAACTGCAGCTGCTAGGAATAGTAAAGCAAAGATGTACTGCCACTAATCAGCAAAAACATAACATTTTCTCAGAGTTAATGATAGCACATGGATAAAGATGGAAACAAAAATTATTTATAATCTTGGAACCCAACATAGCAAATCAAACCGAGAGAGGGGCAGAGGTGGCATGGAGGAGAAAGGACCTTGAGCTGATGCTGCTCCTCTCCATGGCTGTGTGTCACCCTCCATCTCCTTCCCTGCATCCAGTGAGTTGAGTTCTTCTGCAGAGCACCAATAAATCATAGCAAACAGAGAGGCGTGAGGAACAGCACAAATACATATGTTAGGAAGGGCGTACTGCTGCAATGCTAGCAACTTTGCCTTATTCAAACTTTGATTCAACTCTGAACACATACATTTGACAAGAAAGCTTTGATATGTCATGTTGTTATAATCCTTCAAGTGGCCTCCCAGGTGAAGGACGAACTAGAGAAAGCACCACAAAATTACATGGCTTCTATGCAGTGTATTCATAACCAGAATGTTTCAATGTAATCTTAAGTAGATACAAGTCCCTATGATAATGAAGAATAAACACTTCGGAAAAAAATATGAGGGGTGAGGGGGAGTAATATTCTGGACTAGAGACAGAATATTTGGATTGCAAAATTTAGCCGTCTTGGTGCTTGTTTTATTTGTGCTGAGCTTTATTCCAACCTGAGAAGATATTTGTGCTAGCGGTTCATTTTTCCTTGCCTGGAAAAGGTTTAAAAGTTTTCACTTTTGCCTCTATTTGTGTTTTTGTTGAGCAAACGATCTAAATATAGTATTCACCTAGACATATTATCAGATCCAACAAACTGAAACAAAGACAAATGACAGCATATAGAGTAGCAGATATGCCCCTAAAGGATTTGTTCCTTATTACACCTTGTTTTGGGACATTAACCAGTAAGCTACAATCCTCTATCATCTTCTAACAGTAAGCTAGACACCTCATGGCAACAATCAATCACAAATATTTTAATTACTTAGACAAAGAATCATCTCAAATAATAGTATGACTAGCTAGCTACGGAGTAGTATATAAAGCAGCTATGCAGCGGCAGCAGTAAGAGCAGCTGCACCGTAGAGCAGGAGCAATACGCAGCAGCAGAGAGCAGCAGCGGCAGTTGGAAGCAACAGAGGGGTAGCAACAGAGCTTCAGCGACAGCAGCAGGGAGCGCGAACGGCGAGCGTGAGGCTATGCGCGGGCGCAGGAGGCGGCGGTTAGCGCGCTGGGATCCGGCGAAACACACCAGAAACTAAGTCACACATGCATGCTACTAATCCACTGTCCTGTAGTTGTGTCAAACCAACCACCATCAGTATCCGGTAGTACTCAACAATGAAAGCAGAAAAATATACCACCTCATCACCGATTTCACGCAGGTGCTTGATGAAGTTATGGAACCGGTTCTTGTACCTAGAGATGTAGCTGCAAACATGCATGGAAGACGCACGCAAAATTAGTTTAAATTGTGAGAGCATACAGGGAAACTCAGCTTAATCACCATCAGCAGTAACCattaataaaataaaatgaattATGTTGATGCAATTCGTAATTTCCGTTTCAAAAAGAATGCAATTCACAGTTTTCTTCACATCCAACAAAGAAGCAACTACAAAGTTTCCACTACAGATCAATCCTGGACTGTAGACTGTAATTGTATATGCAGTGCAGCAAAGAAGAATGGTTTTTGTTTTTCGTCACTCCAATTCTATGCAGTACATTAGACATTCAGATGAACTTTGCCCACTCCAATTCTATGATCAAACTAAACCGCAGTATTGCAGAAAATTTATACACAAAAATTATGGGGTCATCGTACCATGACTAGGTAATCACAGCAATATATAGTGATTTTAGATGGGTGGAACGCAGGGGTGTGGAGTATATACAGTGACTAATAATAATCACGGGATCATCGTACCATCACTAATAATAATCACAATTGAAGTATATACAGTGATTTCAAAGGGGGGAACCCAAGGAGGCTATGGAGTGCGTGGATGGTGTTGGTACCTGGGCGTTGAGGAAGGAGCAGGCGGCCTCGAGGGCGAGCTCAAGGGCGTGAAACTCGAAGGGGAGCTCGTCGCCCTCGGCGCgctggaggaggcggcgctgcagcTCGGCGGCGTACTGGAAGATGTAGCTGTCGAGGGAGTTGAGGAGGAGCACCTCGTCGGCGGTGATGACGAGCGGATCTGCTCAAGGTTGACAACGATGGTGCGCTCACGGCCGAGGACGGTGGAGGGGTAGACGAAGAGCGGGTCGAGGAGGCGGAGGTCGCGGGCAGGGAGCTCGCAGCGGCGCATCATGGTGGCCTTGTCGACCTCGAGCGTCTGCACAGCGCATCATGGCGGATCCAGCTGCGCGTGCCGCCGCCGCGCTTCTTGAGGTTGGGCACTTCGAGGCCGGCCGGGAAATCCCGTCATCGTGGTCGTTGCCGTAGGCGCCAGATGCAGCTCCGTCCAGTCGCAGCTCCAAGCCACGGAACGGGGTAGAAGAGGACGGGGCTCGCGGGATCCGCAGCGGCGAACGGTTGCGGCTTGATAGGGCTAGGCCGTAGATCTGGTCAAGGCCGTCTGGGTGGAGAGGTCGGGGGCTAGGTGCGGGCGGCGGAACCCTAGGACGACGACCATGACGGGTGGGGGCGGCGAGGTCGGCGCCGTGGGTGAGGAGGAAGGGTTGCCTCCCGGCGGTGGAGTGCCTAGGGTGGTGGAAGGgaggggcggcggaggaggaatcgggagatggggacgagggaggaagggtgggcggcggcggcgaggagatgGGGACGAGGGAGGAAGGGTGCGACGGGGGGAAGGGTCGATCTGAGCTAGGGTTTGGGCTGCGGGTGGGGCTatctctttttcttttcttttttctttttttctgtaGATAGATGGATGGTTCGGAAAATCAGTGATTTAAAATAGTTTTCAAGTACAAAAAATAAAAGGAATTTGTGAAGTAGCTATCAATAATATTTTGCAAAAGGGCACCACATAAATTTTCACTAGAGTTAGACCACATTTTATGGGTAAGGACCAATGTATATGCACTTCTGATCTTTATAGCTATTTTTAATCATTTTCCGAGTGGCAAAAATgggtttttttgtgaagaacctatcaaatatttgttgcaaaattggactccattaattttataaaatactaagccatatttaattcacaattgaccaaatggttgggtgtcaaaatctctgatccacctctcgtgaaaaagacaaatttccgctgattcagcaggaagcgggtcaaatttgaactgcagctgcctcatagtttgccctttatttttccaaaaatcatttctaagtacataagtatctatttaatcagagaaacatcaaaagttttccaagattcaaccactatttaggaacggtcaagcccgccgttttgaccgcattttaaaacgggcataaaaaattcaaaaaaaaatcaaaaaattggaaaaccttcgcattgtgtcatcatatgtgaccaagtttcgaGGAAAattaataaacttgtaatacgataattcttttaaaaaagtgttctcagaaatgagctaatatgcgtgaagattcatggctatcaagtcaaatgatcaatcttatggccacattcatggcatagtttgtttaAATGATCTCATAtcgtgcacaagggtgcatcttggaatgacAAACAATTTTGCCTAAGGaaattttcattttctttgcacggaaaattcattttccatttttccgagtgcccaaaatgagttttttgtgaaggacctaccatatatttgttgcaaaattggacctaatcaattttataaaatactaggccatatataatgcacaattgacaaaatggttgggtgtcaaaagttttgatccaccactggtgaaaaagacaaatttctgccgattcagttggaagcgggtcaaatttgaactacagctgcctcatagtttgctatttattttttccaaaaatcatttttaggtacaaaagtatctatttaatcagagaaacaccaaaaaattccaatattcaaccactagctaTGAACGGTCAGCcggccgttttgaccgcattttgaaatgagcataaaaaatcacaaaaatcaaaaaatggaaaaccttcgcattgtgtcattatatgtggccaagttcccagaaaaaataataaacttgtaatacgataattattttaaaaaagtgttctcagaaacaaGCTATCAAGTGTGAAGATGAATGACTTTCAACCCAAATgctcaatcttatggccacattcatggcatagtttgtacaaaagatctcatattgtgcacaagggtgcatcttggaatggcaaacaatgttgtctaagggagttttcattttctttggacgaaaaaaccattttccatttttttagtgtccaaaaggaggttttttttaagaacctcccaaataattgttgcaaaattggaccaaataatttttctaaaatactaggccatatttaatgcacaattgaccaaatggttgggtgtaaaaagttttgatccacctctcgtgaaaaagacaaatttccgccgattcagttggaagcgggtcaaatttgaactgtagctgccttgtagtttgctctctttttttccaaaaaacatttctaggtacataagtatctattttatcagagaaacaccaaaaaaattccaagattcaaccactagctaggaatggtcattctcgccgttttgaccgcattttgaaacgggcataaaaaattcaaaaaaattcaaaaaatcgggaaaccttcgcattgtgtcattatatgtggacaagttcccaggaaaaataataaacttgtaatacggcaattatttttaaaaagtgttctcagaaacgagttatcatgtgtggagatcaatggctttcaagccaaatgatcaatcttatggccacattcatggcatagtttgttcaaatgatctcatattgtgcacaagggtgcatattggaatagaaaaaaaatgttgcctaagaaagttttcattttctttgtatgaaaaaaccattttccattttccgagtgcccaaaaggaggtttttttgtgaaggacctcccaaataattgttgcaaaattggaccaaataatttttctaaaatgctaggccatatttaatgcacaattggccaaatggttgggtgtaaaaaattttgatccacctctcgtgaaaaagacaaattttcacCGATTCGGTTGGaaacgggtcaaatttgaactgtagctgccttgtagtttgctctttattttttccaaaaaacatttataggtacataagtatctattttatcagagaaacaccaaaaaaattccaagattcaaccactagctaggaacggtcagtcccgccgttttgaccgcattttgaaacgggcataaaaaattcaaaaaaaatcaaaaaattgggaaaccttcgcattgtgtcattatatgtggccaagttccgaggaaaaataaaaaacttgtaataggcaattattttaaaaaactgttctcagaaacgagctatcacgtgtggagatcaatggctttcaagccaaatgatgaatcttatggccacatccatggcatagtttgtcCAAAGGATCTTATATTGtacacaagggtgcatcttggaatgccaaacaatgtttcctaagggacttttcatttt
Protein-coding sequences here:
- the LOC125511014 gene encoding magnesium transporter MRS2-F-like isoform X1; translation: MMRRCELPARDLRLLDPLFVYPSTVLGRERTIVVNLEQIRSSSPPTRCSSSTPSTATSSSTPPSCSAASSSAPRATSSPSSFTPLSSPSRPPAPSSTPSYISRYKNRFHNFIKHLREIGDEKNSTHWMQGRRWRVTHSHGEEQHQLKVLSPPCHLCPSLGLICYVGFQDYK
- the LOC125511014 gene encoding magnesium transporter MRS2-F-like isoform X2; the encoded protein is MMRRCELPARDLRLLDPLFVYPSTVLGRERTIVVNLEQIRSSSPPTRCSSSTPSTATSSSTPPSCSAASSSAPRATSSPSSFTPLSSPSRPPAPSSTPSYISRYKNRFHNFIKHLREIGDEKNSTHWMQGRRWRVTHSHGEEQHQLKLF